In the genome of Stomoxys calcitrans chromosome 4, idStoCalc2.1, whole genome shotgun sequence, the window tcaatgataaggggcctcctttttatagccgagtccgaacggcgtgccgcagtgcgacacctctttccagagaaattttatatggcatagtacctcacaaatgttgccagcattaggagggatagGGTATGTGTAggttattataaagtcggcatcgCCCAAGTTTGGCCcttccttacttgtttaaactaatgcaaattttcccatgaacattcaattaaggaacagggccacaCTGTTTGAACTACATCGTTAGAATATCTGCAAGCTCATATCATTTAAGAGTTCTAAGTACATTGTAGCCATGGTCGCCTTATCTACAAAATTGGCTATTGGGCGCTTTATAAGAAACGTGTTTATTGTAACAACATACActcgtattgggttgcccaaaaagtaattgcggatttttttaaagaaagtaaatgcatttttaataaaacttcgaatgaactttaatcaaatataattttttacactttttttctaaagcaagctaaaagtaacagctgataactgacagaagaaagaacgcaattacagagtcataagctgtgaaaaaaatttctcaacgccgactatatgaaaaatccgcaattactttttgggcaacccaatatataaaaacacatttattagcAAATTTTTCAGTTTTACCGTAAAATATTTGAATCTACCATGCAAATTGTGTGGATTTCCCAAGTGCAGTATATAAACATATCatcattttttctttattaatatgcttatatattatttttcattCCAGTATTGTGGAGCGTGGCGAATCTGAATGTGGAGATCTTATTGAAGCTCATAAAAAATGCATGAGGGAACAAGGATTCAACATATAAGGAGCTTAACCTTAATTAGAAATtactttaaatataaaataattattaacaTAACCAAAAATGTCCCTTACTTTAGTGAGTATGGCCCAATCGCTCATACAAATCAGTTTCTCGAAAGCCAAATTACAATCTTTCGAAATATAGTCATTATGTTATAATTTTTGCGAAAGAACAattaaagcttaatttatttgttattgtttaaaaaaaataaaaaaaacttgcaccactaaaaattgtttaacaacATTTAAgcttaaatatattttaaggtttgcaaaccaacaacaaaagccATGTACATGGTTATTCCAAACATGGTGAAGAAAGCTATTATCCTGGAAGGTTGTGGTACCGGATAGAACGCATAGACTAAAGTGTGTATTATACGGGCCACAGCAGCCACACGGAAAAGATTACATGCTACGGAGGGATTTGGATTGGTACAGATGTAGAGTAAGGCCATGGTGAAATAGGGCAGAATGTTTTCCATATCATTACGATGGGCTCTGGAAAAGAGTATACgagatatttatttttattgcttttttttCCATACACCCTAGGTTACTTTCTTACCTTCGTACTCTCTCCACATTGGGATCATCAAATTGCAcctcaatatttttaaagaacaaATCCTCTTTGTTGGgaaaaacctaaaatcaaaagcagGTAATGTTTATAAGCAATTGCTGGCTAGTATAGCAGAGTTAATAAGGATatataaatttgttgttttcaatAGAATAAAAAATGGCATCTACCTTTTTAAGAAGACATTGTGGcataagacccaagatctgtaaAAATGGCAATAATGAAAACGctgtttaaaaaacaagtagTATTGGAAATTCTAAATTTCTCTAACGATTTGTCGGTATGTTATTCCTTTTCTATTCcaacaatttttaaatacagggtgcgccag includes:
- the LOC106094848 gene encoding microsomal glutathione S-transferase 1 isoform X2, producing MDASKITSDHTEPSSMHGSSSSKTYNGGLSMLNLENPVFCCFLLWSSVLVVKMLLMSLLTALQRFRNKVFPNKEDLFFKNIEVQFDDPNVERVRRAHRNDMENILPYFTMALLYICTNPNPSVACNLFRVAAVARIIHTLVYAFYPVPQPSRIIAFFTMFGITMYMAFVVGLQTLKYI
- the LOC106094848 gene encoding microsomal glutathione S-transferase 1 isoform X1, encoding MDASKITSDHTEPSSMHGSSSSKTYNGGLSMLNLENPVFCCFLLWSSVLVVKMLLMSLLTALQRFRNKILGLMPQCLLKKVFPNKEDLFFKNIEVQFDDPNVERVRRAHRNDMENILPYFTMALLYICTNPNPSVACNLFRVAAVARIIHTLVYAFYPVPQPSRIIAFFTMFGITMYMAFVVGLQTLKYI